One window of the Arthrobacter sp. zg-Y919 genome contains the following:
- the atpD gene encoding F0F1 ATP synthase subunit beta — protein MTAQTVEHGTDSVASGATGRIARVIGPVVDVEFPADAIPTIYNALTTELTLDGQTRTITFETSQHLGDNLVRAISLQATDGLVRGAAVFDTGAPISVPVGDGVKGHIFNVLGQPLDVTEDKLEITERWPIHRSAPNFADLEGSTEMLETGIKVIDLLTPYIKGGKIGLFGGAGVGKTVLIQEMITRVARNFGGTSVFAGVGERTREGNDLWVEMEEANVLKDTALVFGQMDEPPGTRLRVALSALTMAEYFRDVQNQDVLLFIDNIFRFTQAGSEVSTLLGRMPSAVGYQPNLADEMGLLQERITSTKGHSITSMQAIYVPADDYTDPAPATTFAHLDATTELSREIASRGLYPAVDPLTSTSRILDPQYVGQAHYDTAIRVKQILQKNKELQDIIAILGVDELSEEDKIVVSRARRIQQFLSQNTYTAKQFTGVEGSTVSIKDTIEGFRAICDGDVDHIAEQAFFNVGGMDDVERQWAKIQEQTGK, from the coding sequence ATGACTGCCCAAACTGTCGAGCACGGAACTGATTCCGTAGCCTCGGGTGCCACCGGCCGTATTGCCCGTGTCATCGGCCCGGTTGTCGACGTCGAATTCCCGGCTGACGCAATTCCCACCATCTACAACGCCCTGACCACCGAGCTCACGCTCGACGGCCAGACCCGCACCATCACGTTCGAGACCTCCCAGCACCTGGGTGACAACCTCGTCCGTGCCATTTCCCTGCAGGCCACTGACGGCCTGGTCCGCGGCGCTGCCGTGTTCGATACCGGTGCTCCGATCTCCGTCCCCGTAGGCGACGGCGTCAAGGGCCACATCTTCAACGTCCTGGGCCAGCCCCTGGACGTCACCGAAGACAAGCTCGAGATCACCGAGCGCTGGCCGATCCACCGTTCGGCTCCGAACTTCGCCGACCTTGAGGGTTCCACCGAGATGCTGGAAACCGGCATCAAGGTGATCGACCTGCTCACCCCGTACATCAAGGGTGGCAAGATCGGACTCTTCGGCGGTGCCGGCGTCGGCAAGACCGTGCTGATCCAGGAAATGATCACCCGTGTTGCCCGCAACTTCGGCGGTACCTCGGTATTCGCCGGTGTCGGCGAGCGTACCCGTGAAGGTAACGACCTCTGGGTTGAAATGGAAGAGGCGAACGTCCTGAAGGACACCGCCCTTGTATTCGGCCAGATGGATGAGCCGCCGGGAACGCGCCTCCGTGTGGCACTGTCGGCTCTGACCATGGCGGAATACTTCCGCGACGTGCAGAACCAGGACGTGCTGCTCTTCATCGACAACATCTTCCGCTTCACGCAGGCAGGCTCCGAGGTTTCCACCCTTCTCGGCCGCATGCCTTCCGCCGTGGGCTACCAGCCGAACCTGGCTGACGAGATGGGTCTGCTGCAGGAGCGCATCACGTCCACCAAGGGCCACTCGATCACGTCCATGCAGGCCATTTACGTGCCTGCGGATGACTACACCGACCCGGCCCCGGCCACCACGTTCGCCCACCTGGACGCGACCACGGAACTTTCCCGTGAAATCGCTTCCCGTGGCCTGTACCCGGCCGTGGATCCGCTGACCTCGACGTCGCGAATCCTCGACCCGCAGTACGTCGGCCAGGCGCACTACGACACGGCCATCCGCGTCAAGCAGATCCTCCAGAAGAACAAGGAACTGCAGGACATCATCGCCATCCTCGGCGTGGACGAGCTCTCGGAAGAGGACAAGATCGTTGTGTCGCGTGCACGCCGTATCCAGCAGTTCCTCTCCCAGAACACCTACACCGCCAAGCAGTTCACCGGTGTTGAGGGTTCGACGGTTTCCATCAAGGACACCATCGAAGGCTTCCGGGCCATCTGCGACGGCGACGTTGACCACATTGCCGAGCAGGCGTTCTTCAACGTCGGCGGCATGGATGACGTTGAGCGTCAGTGGGCGAAGATCCAAGAGCAGACCGGGAAGTGA
- a CDS encoding F0F1 ATP synthase subunit gamma — protein MGAQIRVYRQKIASTTSMQKIFKAMELIAASRIGKARTRVAASLPYSNAITRAVSAVASQSEIDHPLTTEPEQIRRAAVVIMTSDRGLAGSYSAGVLKQGEALNELLRDEGKEVKTYLVGRKGQAYYEFRNRTVERVWTGGTDAPEFETAREIGKALLDDFNTAYEDGGVDEIHIVYTRFKSMVIQEPAVIRLLPLEVVEEEAQSSAEFLPLYEYEPEPEKVLDALLPRYIESRIFAAMLQAAASELAARQRAMKAAGDNATDLIKKYTRLRNNARQAEITQELSEIVAGADALSAS, from the coding sequence ATGGGAGCCCAAATTCGGGTCTACCGCCAGAAGATCGCGTCGACCACGTCGATGCAGAAGATCTTCAAGGCGATGGAGCTGATTGCTGCCTCTCGCATTGGAAAGGCGCGCACCCGTGTGGCTGCGTCGCTGCCTTATTCCAATGCGATCACCCGTGCCGTTTCTGCTGTGGCATCCCAGTCGGAGATCGATCATCCGCTGACCACCGAACCGGAGCAGATCCGGCGCGCAGCCGTGGTCATAATGACTTCCGACCGCGGTCTTGCCGGATCGTACTCCGCCGGAGTCCTCAAGCAGGGCGAAGCACTCAACGAATTGCTCCGTGACGAGGGCAAGGAAGTAAAGACCTACCTTGTTGGACGAAAGGGGCAGGCGTACTACGAGTTCCGTAACCGGACAGTTGAACGGGTATGGACCGGTGGTACCGATGCACCTGAGTTCGAAACAGCCCGTGAAATCGGCAAGGCACTCCTCGATGACTTCAACACGGCCTACGAAGACGGCGGTGTGGACGAAATCCACATCGTGTACACGCGCTTCAAGTCCATGGTTATTCAGGAACCTGCGGTCATCCGACTGCTGCCGCTGGAAGTAGTGGAGGAAGAAGCCCAGTCATCGGCTGAGTTCCTGCCTCTCTACGAATACGAGCCCGAGCCGGAAAAGGTCCTGGACGCACTGCTGCCGCGCTACATCGAGTCGCGCATCTTTGCAGCCATGCTCCAGGCCGCCGCTTCCGAGCTTGCAGCCCGCCAGCGCGCCATGAAGGCCGCAGGGGACAACGCCACGGACCTGATCAAGAAGTACACGCGCCTGCGCAACAACGCCCGTCAGGCCGAAATCACCCAGGAACTTTCCGAGATTGTTGCCGGTGCGGACGCGCTCAGCGCCTCCTGA
- the atpA gene encoding F0F1 ATP synthase subunit alpha, giving the protein MAELTINADDVRNALNEFAASYEPGNAERVEVGRVTTASDGIARVEGLPSVMANELLRFEDGTLGLAQNLDTREIGVVVLGDFAGIEEGQEVHRTGEVLSVPVGDAFLGRVVDPLGEPMDDLGPIAAEARRALELQAPGVTMRKSVHEPLQTGLKAIDAMIPIGRGQRQLIIGDRKTGKTAIAVDTILNQKANWESGDVQKQVRCIYVAIGQKASTIAEIKRTLEDQGAMEYTTIVASPASDPAGFKYLAPYAGSAIGQHWMYGGKHVLIIFDDLSKQAEAYRAVSLLLRRPPGREAYPGDVFYLHSRLLERCAKLSDELGAGSMTGLPIIETKANDVSAYIPTNVISITDGQIFLQSDLFNANQRPAVDVGISVSRVGGAAQQKAMKKVSGTLKLELAQYRDMQAFAMFASDLDAASRQQLTRGARLMELLKQGQYAPFPVEDQVVSIWMGTNGYLDDVPVEDVRRFETEFLEHVRHSSSVMTVLAETNKLEDSTVDEMKSLITKFKQGFFGEGDDRMVAAGNEATSALDEEAVDQEKIVKQKR; this is encoded by the coding sequence ATGGCCGAATTGACCATCAACGCCGACGACGTCCGTAATGCGTTGAATGAATTCGCGGCGTCCTACGAACCCGGAAACGCAGAGCGCGTTGAAGTTGGCCGCGTAACAACCGCCAGCGACGGCATTGCCCGTGTGGAGGGCCTGCCCTCCGTTATGGCGAATGAGCTGCTTCGGTTTGAGGACGGCACGCTGGGCCTCGCCCAGAACCTTGACACCCGTGAAATCGGTGTCGTAGTACTTGGCGATTTCGCCGGTATTGAAGAAGGCCAGGAAGTACACCGCACCGGTGAAGTCCTGTCCGTACCCGTAGGCGATGCCTTCCTGGGCCGCGTTGTCGACCCGCTGGGCGAGCCGATGGATGACCTGGGACCGATCGCCGCCGAGGCACGCCGTGCACTGGAACTCCAGGCACCGGGCGTTACCATGCGGAAGTCGGTTCACGAACCGCTTCAGACCGGCCTCAAGGCAATTGACGCCATGATCCCGATCGGCCGCGGCCAGCGCCAGCTGATCATCGGTGACCGCAAGACGGGTAAGACCGCCATCGCGGTGGACACCATCCTGAACCAGAAGGCCAACTGGGAGTCCGGCGACGTCCAGAAGCAGGTCCGCTGCATCTACGTTGCCATCGGCCAGAAGGCTTCCACGATCGCTGAAATCAAGCGCACGCTGGAAGACCAGGGCGCCATGGAGTACACCACGATCGTGGCCTCCCCGGCATCCGACCCCGCCGGCTTCAAGTACCTGGCACCGTACGCCGGCTCGGCCATCGGCCAGCACTGGATGTACGGCGGCAAGCACGTCCTGATCATCTTTGATGATCTGTCGAAGCAGGCTGAAGCCTACCGCGCCGTGTCGCTGCTGCTGCGCCGCCCGCCGGGACGCGAAGCCTACCCGGGCGACGTCTTCTACTTGCACTCCCGCCTGCTGGAGCGTTGCGCCAAGCTCTCTGACGAGCTCGGCGCCGGCTCGATGACCGGCCTGCCGATCATCGAAACCAAGGCAAATGACGTGTCGGCCTACATTCCGACCAACGTCATCTCCATCACCGACGGACAGATCTTCCTCCAGTCGGACCTCTTCAACGCCAACCAGCGCCCCGCCGTCGACGTCGGTATTTCCGTCTCGCGCGTCGGTGGTGCTGCACAGCAGAAGGCCATGAAGAAGGTCTCCGGTACGTTGAAGCTGGAACTGGCCCAGTACCGCGATATGCAGGCATTCGCCATGTTCGCCTCGGACCTGGATGCCGCCTCGCGTCAGCAGCTGACCCGCGGTGCACGCCTGATGGAACTGCTCAAGCAGGGCCAGTACGCACCGTTCCCGGTGGAAGACCAGGTTGTCTCCATCTGGATGGGCACCAACGGCTACCTCGATGATGTTCCCGTTGAGGACGTCCGCCGCTTCGAGACCGAGTTCCTGGAGCACGTACGCCACTCCTCGTCCGTCATGACCGTCCTGGCCGAGACGAACAAGCTCGAGGATTCCACGGTTGATGAGATGAAGAGCCTCATCACCAAGTTCAAGCAGGGTTTCTTCGGTGAAGGTGACGACCGTATGGTCGCAGCCGGAAACGAAGCTACCTCGGCCTTGGACGAGGAAGCCGTAGACCAGGAAAAGATCGTCAAGCAGAAGCGCTAG